A portion of the Candidatus Binataceae bacterium genome contains these proteins:
- the mtnA gene encoding S-methyl-5-thioribose-1-phosphate isomerase, protein MAVKTIEWRNDTVRMIDQRLLPTREVIRTCRNWRQVADAIRTMVIRGAPAIGVAAAMGLALGMRGYSGERARKRLAQVAKGLRATRPTAVNLAWAVERMGRVAEENLALDAPALFRRLREEALRIYEQDLEANRALGRFGARLLDDPAIVLTHCNAGALATAGYGTALGVIRAAREAGKHVAVIADETRPFLQGSRLTAWELRKDRIPVTIIADNMAASVLARGGVSCVIVGTDRTAANGDVANKIGTYPLAVMARRHGVPFYVAAPLSSIDLDCPSGAEIPIEERSPAEITHVGGKLVAPKGVSVFNPAFDVTPAELVSAIITERGVAYPPYGESLAALKRQP, encoded by the coding sequence ATGGCCGTAAAGACTATCGAGTGGCGCAACGACACCGTGCGCATGATCGATCAGCGCCTGCTGCCGACGCGCGAGGTCATCCGCACCTGTCGCAACTGGCGGCAAGTTGCCGATGCGATCCGCACGATGGTCATCCGGGGGGCCCCGGCGATCGGAGTGGCGGCCGCAATGGGGCTCGCGCTAGGAATGCGGGGCTACAGCGGCGAGCGTGCTCGCAAACGGTTGGCTCAGGTCGCAAAAGGCCTGCGCGCCACTCGCCCCACCGCGGTCAACCTGGCCTGGGCGGTCGAGCGAATGGGCCGCGTGGCCGAGGAGAACCTCGCGCTTGACGCGCCGGCGCTGTTTCGCCGTCTGCGCGAGGAAGCACTCAGGATTTACGAGCAAGACCTGGAAGCCAACCGCGCGCTCGGCCGCTTCGGCGCCCGACTGCTTGACGATCCGGCCATCGTGCTGACGCACTGCAACGCCGGCGCGCTGGCGACCGCCGGCTACGGCACCGCGCTGGGTGTAATCCGCGCCGCGCGCGAAGCCGGCAAGCACGTGGCCGTGATCGCCGATGAGACGCGGCCCTTTCTCCAAGGCTCGCGCCTGACCGCGTGGGAATTGCGCAAGGACCGTATCCCGGTGACCATTATCGCCGACAACATGGCTGCCAGCGTGCTCGCGCGCGGCGGCGTAAGCTGCGTCATCGTCGGCACCGATCGCACGGCGGCCAACGGCGACGTGGCCAACAAGATCGGGACCTATCCGCTGGCGGTGATGGCGCGCCGCCATGGAGTGCCATTTTACGTCGCCGCCCCGCTTTCTTCGATCGATCTCGACTGCCCTAGCGGCGCCGAGATTCCGATCGAAGAGCGGTCGCCCGCCGAAATTACCCATGTCGGCGGCAAGCTCGTCGCACCAAAAGGCGTAAGTGTTTTCAACCCGGCCTTCGACGTGACGCCGGCCGAACTGGTCAGCGCGATCATCACCGAGCGCGGCGTCGCCTACCCGCCCTACGGCGAGAGCCTCGCCGCGCTCAAACGGCAACCGTAG
- a CDS encoding SDR family NAD(P)-dependent oxidoreductase: MLLEGRVAIITAGAGAGIGRAVATRFMEEGAEVMLTDAHPRRTPETAQELSAKFGRAVPWMLVDVTRREQIETAVEKTVERFGRIDILFNNAGINKLEHVWECKDETWDLVLNVCLRGTFWMMRAVLPQMIKQGSGAIVNMASAAGWIASRDGEAPYCAAKAGVMGLTRAASAEVARKGIRVNAIAPGVIYNEFLERIYPPKMFEAARKQNPLGRLGEPHDVANLALFLASDLSSYITGEVVSISGGAVVVP, translated from the coding sequence ATGTTGCTCGAAGGCCGAGTAGCAATAATCACTGCGGGCGCGGGCGCCGGGATCGGGCGCGCTGTAGCCACCCGTTTCATGGAAGAAGGCGCGGAAGTGATGCTTACCGACGCGCATCCGCGGCGCACGCCCGAAACCGCGCAGGAGCTGAGCGCGAAATTCGGGCGCGCGGTGCCCTGGATGCTGGTTGACGTTACCCGGCGCGAGCAGATCGAAACGGCGGTGGAAAAAACCGTCGAGCGCTTCGGTCGAATCGATATCCTGTTCAACAACGCAGGTATCAACAAGCTCGAACATGTCTGGGAGTGCAAGGACGAAACGTGGGATCTGGTGCTCAACGTCTGTCTGCGCGGAACGTTCTGGATGATGCGCGCGGTGCTGCCGCAGATGATCAAACAGGGCAGCGGCGCGATCGTGAATATGGCATCGGCGGCGGGGTGGATCGCCTCACGCGACGGCGAGGCGCCTTACTGCGCGGCAAAGGCGGGCGTGATGGGCCTGACGCGGGCCGCGTCCGCGGAAGTCGCCCGCAAGGGCATACGGGTGAATGCGATCGCGCCGGGCGTCATCTACAATGAATTTCTCGAGCGTATCTATCCGCCCAAGATGTTCGAAGCGGCACGCAAGCAGAATCCGCTCGGCCGCCTCGGCGAGCCGCACGACGTGGCCAACCTGGCGTTGTTCCTGGCCAGCGATCTGTCGTCCTATATCACCGGCGAAGTGGTCTCGATAAGTGGCGGCGCCGTCGTGGTGCCATAA
- a CDS encoding RNA-binding protein has product MGRRLYVGNLAWTVTDQDLHDVFSEAGKVDSSQVIIDRATNRSRGFGFVEMATEEAADAAIKKLNGRDVKGRPIRVNEAQARSNDRGGGERRAGGR; this is encoded by the coding sequence ATGGGCCGTAGACTGTATGTGGGGAACCTAGCTTGGACTGTCACCGACCAGGACCTGCACGACGTATTTTCGGAGGCCGGCAAGGTGGACAGCTCCCAGGTCATCATCGACCGGGCAACCAACCGGTCGCGAGGCTTCGGCTTCGTCGAGATGGCCACGGAAGAGGCCGCTGACGCGGCGATCAAGAAGCTCAATGGCAGGGACGTAAAGGGTCGTCCGATCCGCGTCAACGAGGCGCAGGCGCGCAGCAACGACCGCGGCGGGGGCGAACGGCGCGCCGGCGGACGCTAG
- a CDS encoding uracil-DNA glycosylase: MPQHGGNDGAAVLEALRAAIHGCARCAALVRCRSRVVPGDGAVPATVAFVGLAPGRLGGDRTGLPFSGDRSGELLRRMIARSGLERVFITNLVRCNPRDARGRNRDPRADEIANCRTHLAAELGLARPRIIVALGALAWRELAGQGVRFEPRRPRARRAETALLYPMYHPGYIVRGARARTAYARDFARLAQLVRTGAVKAAVGTAHTAPAPGARRAAHARLNPTLE; this comes from the coding sequence ATGCCGCAGCACGGCGGGAATGACGGTGCGGCTGTGCTGGAGGCGCTGCGCGCAGCGATCCACGGATGCGCGCGGTGCGCGGCGCTCGTGAGATGCCGCTCGCGGGTGGTGCCGGGCGACGGCGCCGTCCCCGCGACGGTCGCCTTCGTCGGGCTGGCGCCCGGGCGCCTCGGCGGCGATCGCACCGGGCTTCCCTTCAGCGGCGACCGCTCGGGCGAGCTGCTGCGGCGGATGATCGCGCGCAGCGGCCTCGAGCGCGTGTTCATCACCAACCTCGTACGGTGCAACCCGCGCGACGCGCGCGGGCGCAATCGCGACCCCCGCGCGGACGAGATCGCCAACTGTCGCACGCATCTTGCCGCGGAGCTCGGGCTTGCCCGCCCCCGAATCATCGTCGCGTTGGGCGCACTGGCCTGGCGCGAGCTTGCGGGGCAGGGCGTGCGATTCGAGCCTCGGCGGCCGCGCGCGCGCCGCGCCGAGACGGCGCTGCTCTATCCGATGTACCATCCGGGATACATCGTGCGCGGCGCGCGTGCGCGAACCGCCTACGCGCGCGATTTCGCGCGCCTGGCGCAATTAGTCAGAACCGGTGCCGTCAAAGCGGCTGTCGGCACCGCGCACACTGCGCCGGCTCCGGGCGCGCGCCGTGCAGCGCATGCGCGGCTGAATCCGACTCTGGAATGA
- a CDS encoding DUF309 domain-containing protein — protein MDEAIAAFNRGMYFEAGERFEQALAKAAPAERELIGALVRVAAALHLRFERGGRQAAVNLLSQALLVLEDFRPARAGIDVELLCAELSAMVDEIRASPRQERDRLRYRARLFLERRRAPRINAAARRE, from the coding sequence TTGGACGAAGCGATCGCGGCTTTCAACCGCGGAATGTATTTCGAGGCGGGCGAACGCTTCGAGCAGGCGCTGGCAAAGGCCGCGCCCGCGGAGCGCGAGCTGATTGGAGCGCTGGTGCGCGTCGCCGCCGCGCTGCATCTGCGGTTCGAGCGCGGCGGACGCCAGGCCGCGGTCAACCTGCTCTCACAGGCCCTCCTCGTGCTCGAGGATTTCCGTCCGGCGCGGGCGGGAATCGACGTCGAGCTGCTGTGCGCGGAGCTGTCCGCGATGGTCGATGAGATTCGCGCAAGCCCGCGCCAAGAGCGCGACCGGCTGCGTTACCGCGCGCGACTGTTCCTCGAACGCCGGCGCGCCCCCCGGATCAATGCCGCAGCACGGCGGGAATGA
- the thyX gene encoding FAD-dependent thymidylate synthase: MDTNRAEMQVKLVDYARAPLEKLYAAFRTCYSSDSPIEIWQKIEAEKISHERIREFIGERLKTGHASPLEQIVFWFAIAGVSRSLSHQFVRHRIGISFEQQSQRYVKFKQERLAFVMPESWRRAGLEDEFAGLLARTSELYAKALKAGIPAEDARFVLPNAAPTNFHVMVNFAEMLHICDLRLCVRAQWEIRRMVALMRAEIKRVLPEIAVFLQPKCGENRMGYCDESLEDWQKCPLGRVRPHKSRLFELYEQYSNRKTEALGEAEFRAVEEKEQL, translated from the coding sequence GTGGACACCAACCGCGCCGAGATGCAGGTCAAGCTTGTCGACTACGCGCGCGCGCCGCTCGAGAAACTCTACGCGGCCTTTCGCACCTGCTACTCGTCCGACTCGCCGATCGAGATCTGGCAGAAGATCGAGGCCGAGAAGATCAGCCACGAGCGCATCCGCGAGTTCATCGGCGAACGGCTCAAGACCGGCCACGCCTCGCCGCTGGAGCAGATCGTCTTCTGGTTCGCGATCGCCGGCGTCTCGCGCTCGCTCTCTCATCAGTTCGTCCGCCACCGCATCGGTATCAGCTTCGAGCAGCAGAGCCAGCGCTACGTCAAATTCAAGCAGGAGCGGCTGGCGTTCGTGATGCCGGAGTCGTGGCGGCGCGCGGGGCTGGAGGACGAATTCGCCGGGTTGCTCGCGCGCACCTCGGAGCTGTACGCGAAGGCGCTAAAGGCGGGAATTCCAGCCGAGGACGCGCGCTTCGTGCTGCCCAACGCCGCGCCGACCAATTTCCACGTGATGGTGAACTTCGCCGAGATGCTGCACATCTGCGACCTGCGCCTGTGCGTGCGCGCGCAGTGGGAGATCCGGCGGATGGTCGCGCTGATGCGCGCCGAGATAAAACGCGTGCTGCCCGAGATTGCGGTCTTTCTCCAGCCCAAGTGTGGCGAGAACAGAATGGGTTACTGCGACGAGTCGCTGGAGGACTGGCAGAAGTGCCCGCTCGGCCGCGTGCGCCCGCACAAGTCCAGACTCTTCGAGCTCTACGAGCAATACAGCAACCGCAAGACCGAGGCGCTCGGCGAGGCCGAGTTCCGCGCAGTCGAAGAAAAAGAGCAGCTCTAG
- a CDS encoding quinone-dependent dihydroorotate dehydrogenase, whose amino-acid sequence MLAAGDALYRRILRPLLFRLDAERAHRVTLAMLAMLPLRAAAQPDPPELAVAPWGVSFSNPIGLAAGMDKDARAVGAWQALGFGFAELGTITPRPQPGNPRPRIWRLPEHRALINRLGFPSAGMDAAARRLGRVRRKGPRIRLGLNFGPNKDTPPERVAADYAALVGRLGALADFIVVNVSSPNTPGLRDWQSPERLSPLLRPILEAAARFEPRRPVLVKLAPDLESSVLAAICEATAALDVSGIVACNTTLAREAVGVRSELAGGLSGAPLCGRSRAVIAEIYRRTGGAMPIVGVGGIAGAEDAWGHIRAGATLVELYTGLVYEGPGLVERIKAGLLGLLRREGMRSIAEAVGSGASTVPRRG is encoded by the coding sequence ATGCTCGCTGCGGGCGACGCGCTCTATCGCCGTATCCTGAGGCCGTTGCTGTTCCGGCTCGACGCCGAGCGCGCCCATCGCGTGACCCTCGCAATGCTCGCGATGCTGCCGCTGCGCGCGGCAGCGCAGCCCGATCCGCCCGAGCTTGCGGTAGCACCGTGGGGCGTTTCGTTTTCCAACCCGATCGGGCTCGCCGCCGGGATGGACAAGGATGCCCGCGCAGTCGGCGCGTGGCAGGCGCTCGGCTTCGGCTTTGCTGAGTTGGGGACGATAACCCCACGTCCGCAGCCGGGGAATCCGCGCCCGCGGATATGGCGCCTGCCCGAGCATCGCGCGCTCATCAATCGGCTCGGCTTTCCAAGCGCGGGGATGGACGCGGCCGCGCGGCGGCTCGGGCGCGTGCGTCGCAAAGGCCCGCGAATCCGGCTTGGGCTCAACTTCGGACCCAACAAGGACACCCCGCCCGAGCGGGTCGCCGCGGATTACGCCGCGCTGGTCGGGCGGCTGGGCGCGCTCGCGGACTTCATCGTGGTCAACGTCAGCTCGCCCAACACACCGGGGCTGCGCGACTGGCAGTCGCCTGAGCGCCTGTCGCCGCTGCTGCGCCCAATCCTCGAGGCCGCCGCGCGGTTCGAACCGCGCCGGCCGGTGCTGGTCAAGCTCGCGCCGGATCTCGAATCGTCAGTGCTCGCGGCGATCTGCGAGGCGACTGCCGCGCTCGACGTCAGCGGTATCGTCGCCTGCAACACCACGCTCGCGCGCGAGGCGGTCGGCGTGCGCTCGGAGCTTGCGGGCGGCCTCAGCGGCGCGCCGCTTTGCGGGCGCTCGCGCGCCGTGATCGCCGAGATTTACCGGCGCACGGGCGGCGCAATGCCGATCGTCGGAGTCGGCGGAATCGCCGGAGCAGAGGACGCATGGGGCCATATCCGCGCCGGGGCGACGCTGGTCGAGCTGTACACCGGGCTTGTCTATGAGGGCCCCGGGCTCGTGGAGCGGATCAAGGCGGGGCTGCTAGGATTGCTGCGGCGCGAGGGGATGCGTTCGATCGCCGAGGCGGTCGGCAGCGGCGCGAGTACCGTGCCGCGGCGCGGCTGA
- a CDS encoding rhodanese-like domain-containing protein: protein MAEQTNFLVDARWLAGHRAEAVVIDTRAAADFRAGHLEGARHFDPFPFHHADTGEAGMRELRAQLEWIFSALGITGDETLVFYENDSGMRATRCAWLAEYAGHPRACILDGGLKLAGTATTTVVEPVTPSAFVAAPRDEIFAGHQYIVERIGRRDVQIFDVRTDEEYFGERVRARRAGALPGAFHLDWINSLAPNGAFKTPAELRTAFERLGLKPENEIIPYCQGGYRSANAYYALKLAGFARVRNYIGSWGEWGNREDLPIEYPRRRR from the coding sequence GTGGCGGAGCAAACCAACTTCCTGGTCGATGCGCGATGGCTCGCGGGGCATCGCGCGGAAGCGGTTGTGATCGACACGCGCGCGGCAGCTGACTTCCGCGCCGGCCATCTCGAGGGCGCGCGCCATTTTGATCCTTTCCCCTTCCATCACGCGGACACCGGCGAGGCCGGGATGCGCGAGCTGCGCGCGCAACTCGAATGGATCTTCTCTGCGCTCGGGATTACCGGCGATGAGACGCTGGTGTTTTACGAGAACGATTCGGGGATGCGCGCGACGCGATGCGCGTGGCTGGCCGAGTACGCCGGCCATCCGCGCGCATGCATCCTCGACGGCGGCCTGAAGCTCGCCGGCACGGCGACGACCACGGTCGTCGAGCCGGTTACGCCGAGCGCCTTCGTCGCCGCGCCGCGCGATGAGATCTTCGCGGGTCATCAATACATCGTCGAACGCATCGGCCGCCGCGACGTGCAGATCTTCGATGTACGCACCGACGAGGAATATTTCGGCGAGCGCGTGCGCGCGCGGCGCGCCGGCGCGCTGCCCGGCGCGTTCCATCTCGACTGGATAAACAGCCTCGCGCCAAACGGTGCGTTCAAGACACCCGCCGAACTGCGCACAGCCTTCGAGCGCCTCGGACTGAAGCCGGAGAATGAAATCATTCCCTACTGCCAGGGCGGATACCGCTCGGCCAATGCCTACTACGCGCTCAAGCTTGCCGGCTTCGCGCGCGTGCGCAACTACATCGGGTCGTGGGGCGAATGGGGAAACCGCGAAGACCTGCCGATCGAGTATCCGCGCCGGCGCCGATGA
- a CDS encoding pyroglutamyl-peptidase I: MRQVAAGSAPAPARERGVLLLSGFEPFGGERSNPSWEVAARLDGRAIGGLVVRAIRLPVSTPRAVRAIEAAIRRIRPQAVLGLGQAGGRPAISLEKVALNLVERRAGRESDGGTGGAPVIRGGPDAYFARLPIREILRALERRGIPAALSLSAGAYVCNSVMYAALHALRARPGVPVGFIHLPYATPQAVRRRGAPSMTVEMMAAAVEAAAAAIARNLRAAAASRATLSPPRWAARRSRPAR, from the coding sequence ATGCGACAAGTCGCCGCTGGCAGCGCCCCGGCGCCTGCGCGCGAGCGCGGGGTGCTGTTGCTCAGCGGCTTCGAACCATTCGGTGGCGAACGCAGCAACCCCTCGTGGGAGGTCGCGGCGCGGCTCGACGGGCGCGCGATCGGCGGCCTGGTCGTGCGCGCGATACGGCTGCCGGTGAGCACACCGCGCGCGGTGCGCGCGATCGAGGCAGCGATCCGGCGGATTCGTCCGCAGGCGGTGCTGGGGCTGGGCCAGGCGGGCGGGCGGCCGGCGATTTCGCTGGAGAAGGTCGCCCTCAACCTGGTCGAACGGCGCGCCGGGCGCGAGAGCGACGGCGGAACGGGTGGCGCGCCGGTGATCCGCGGCGGGCCCGACGCCTATTTCGCGCGGCTGCCGATCCGCGAAATCCTGCGCGCCCTGGAGCGGCGCGGGATCCCGGCCGCGCTCTCGCTCAGCGCCGGCGCCTATGTATGCAACTCCGTGATGTACGCCGCGCTGCACGCGCTGCGCGCGCGTCCCGGCGTTCCCGTCGGCTTCATCCATCTGCCCTACGCCACCCCGCAGGCCGTGCGCCGTCGCGGCGCTCCCAGCATGACTGTGGAGATGATGGCGGCGGCGGTGGAAGCGGCGGCCGCAGCGATCGCGCGCAACCTGCGGGCCGCCGCTGCGTCCCGCGCTACTTTATCGCCACCGCGTTGGGCGGCGAGGCGATCCCGCCCGGCACGTTGA
- a CDS encoding cyclase family protein, with protein sequence MAKVDFAKLPRFSQLPVKKDAPPDSCWGVFGDDDDLGCLNFLTEEGVVEAARLIKRGKVFRLDTPVNYANPPLFQRKPTQHILSSFEEYGLLGYDDILDNYNTQEGSQWDGFGHIGNLRHKAFYNGKTNDDVRAGRLSIHRWANKFVGKAHLIDAFKFRADQGRPINPLTPERYSLQDLKDALKAQGSELRPGSVLLVRTGWMQAYLKATPEQKAAMAPMNALKACGIEDTREMVAWMWDNRVAAIGTDCPAVEQWPWDFRNEGALHYRTLSLLGLPLGEQFMLDDLAADCHQDRQYEFMLVSCPLNVPGGIASPPNAVAIK encoded by the coding sequence ATGGCTAAAGTCGATTTCGCCAAGCTCCCCAGGTTCTCCCAACTGCCGGTCAAGAAGGACGCGCCGCCCGATTCATGCTGGGGCGTGTTCGGCGACGATGACGACCTCGGATGCCTCAACTTTCTGACCGAGGAAGGCGTCGTCGAGGCGGCACGCCTGATCAAGCGCGGCAAGGTCTTCCGCCTCGACACTCCGGTCAACTACGCCAACCCGCCGCTGTTCCAGCGCAAGCCAACTCAGCACATCCTGTCGAGCTTCGAGGAATACGGGCTGCTGGGCTACGACGACATCCTCGACAACTACAACACCCAGGAAGGCAGCCAGTGGGACGGCTTCGGCCACATCGGCAATCTTCGCCACAAAGCCTTCTACAACGGCAAGACCAACGACGACGTGCGCGCCGGCCGCCTCAGCATTCATCGATGGGCCAACAAGTTCGTCGGCAAGGCTCATCTGATTGACGCATTCAAGTTCCGCGCCGACCAAGGCCGCCCGATCAATCCGCTCACCCCCGAGCGCTACTCGCTCCAGGATCTCAAGGATGCTCTCAAGGCGCAGGGCAGCGAACTGCGCCCGGGCAGCGTGCTGCTGGTGCGCACCGGATGGATGCAGGCTTATCTCAAGGCGACGCCCGAGCAGAAGGCCGCGATGGCGCCCATGAACGCGTTAAAGGCGTGCGGCATCGAGGACACCCGCGAGATGGTCGCGTGGATGTGGGACAACCGGGTCGCCGCGATCGGCACCGATTGTCCCGCCGTCGAGCAATGGCCATGGGACTTCCGCAACGAGGGCGCCCTCCACTATCGCACGCTTTCGCTGCTCGGCCTGCCGCTGGGCGAACAGTTCATGCTCGACGACCTCGCCGCCGACTGCCATCAGGACCGCCAGTACGAGTTCATGCTGGTGTCGTGCCCGCTCAACGTGCCGGGCGGGATCGCCTCGCCGCCCAACGCGGTGGCGATAAAGTAG
- a CDS encoding beta-propeller fold lactonase family protein — protein sequence MSALAVALVLDGCTRRGAPPLTEANPPVGYVYVTNNGDGTISAFSRMADGGLIFQRLTKAGAVDGPTGVAIHPSNRYLYVANEGNNRVYQFRIRRRNGALMPIEGGSVATGPASRPQHIAIVPDGRFAYVTNAGPGKGGAGSISAFTIDASTGALGLLQTFRDSGLKQPFGIVAAPGGRFVYVSDRGAGAILSLAVQSDGTLKLQANVPSLGTKAGEPQMIAGDNAGFVYAVDGHDGVVAVFKAGADGKLEFQKSYAVGVSTAEPMAITLAEAGGREFAYTGNRSIDTVSYFMIQHGVMTLVGQSPTGLGGPSGMVVDPSGRYLYVVNRDAATVAQFNIVPSRNGAAMLNATIFSEDPANESSHPLYIAMTH from the coding sequence ATGAGCGCGCTGGCCGTTGCGCTCGTGCTTGACGGATGCACGCGCAGGGGCGCCCCGCCGTTGACCGAGGCCAATCCGCCGGTCGGCTACGTTTATGTGACCAACAATGGTGACGGGACGATTTCCGCGTTCAGCCGGATGGCCGACGGCGGTCTTATTTTTCAGCGCCTGACCAAGGCCGGCGCGGTTGACGGCCCGACCGGGGTCGCGATTCATCCGTCCAACCGCTACCTGTACGTCGCCAACGAGGGCAACAACCGCGTCTACCAGTTCCGTATTCGCCGCCGCAATGGCGCCCTGATGCCGATCGAAGGCGGTTCGGTGGCAACCGGGCCTGCCAGCCGCCCGCAGCACATCGCGATTGTTCCCGACGGCCGGTTCGCCTACGTCACCAACGCAGGCCCGGGCAAGGGCGGCGCCGGCTCGATTTCGGCCTTCACGATCGACGCTTCCACCGGCGCGCTCGGTTTGCTGCAGACCTTCCGCGACAGCGGGCTCAAGCAACCCTTCGGGATCGTGGCCGCGCCGGGCGGCAGGTTCGTCTACGTCTCCGACCGCGGCGCCGGCGCGATACTCAGCCTGGCGGTCCAGTCGGACGGCACGCTGAAACTGCAGGCGAACGTGCCGAGCCTTGGAACCAAGGCGGGTGAACCCCAGATGATCGCAGGCGACAACGCGGGATTCGTCTATGCGGTTGACGGCCACGACGGGGTGGTCGCGGTATTCAAGGCCGGCGCTGACGGCAAGCTGGAGTTCCAGAAGAGCTACGCGGTCGGCGTCAGCACCGCCGAGCCGATGGCGATTACGCTTGCCGAAGCCGGCGGCCGCGAGTTCGCCTACACCGGCAACCGCTCGATCGACACGGTCTCCTACTTCATGATCCAGCACGGGGTGATGACGCTGGTGGGGCAGTCACCGACCGGACTGGGCGGCCCGAGCGGGATGGTGGTCGATCCCAGCGGGCGCTATCTGTATGTGGTCAATCGCGACGCGGCCACCGTCGCGCAGTTCAATATCGTGCCGTCGCGCAACGGCGCGGCGATGCTAAACGCGACGATCTTCAGCGAGGATCCGGCCAACGAGTCGAGCCATCCGTTGTACATCGCAATGACCCACTGA
- a CDS encoding beta-propeller fold lactonase family protein yields MASAGGRGRSRLRATARLAGWAAAAGWLGALLLLAAASCGKRAFLTGFEVTPTPTGGPTPQPGAGLLFATNNADGMLSEFSRDTASGTLTLLGTTAVGAAAGPTGLALTPSNAFLYVVNAGDALVREFAVNPGNGLLTTLGSVSDGAGSAPQNVATDPSGSFLYVTNSGAGGSISEYRIAVGGALVANGKLTGIGLSEPMGIAAAPGAGGAVYVADIGAGAVMSFRIQPGGALTLVSSVPSLGTVKGQPRAVAVDPGGGFVYAADATGVVSVFSVGAGNSLAFAASYPTSSFSNQPFALALADSFAGLFLYTSNQIIDTVSDFVVTTGVLSLQTSVSGLNTPAGIAASPDGNFVYVANKGTGQIVGYSIGAGGAPTSIGAFATENPANPASEPLFVAITR; encoded by the coding sequence ATGGCTTCGGCGGGCGGGAGAGGGCGGTCGCGTCTGCGCGCGACCGCAAGGCTCGCGGGGTGGGCGGCGGCCGCCGGATGGCTCGGCGCTCTCCTGCTGCTGGCCGCGGCCTCCTGCGGCAAGCGCGCCTTTCTGACCGGTTTCGAAGTGACCCCGACACCGACTGGCGGCCCCACGCCGCAGCCCGGCGCGGGGCTGCTATTCGCGACCAATAACGCCGACGGAATGCTGAGCGAATTCAGCCGCGATACTGCCAGCGGAACGCTTACCCTGCTAGGCACCACTGCAGTAGGCGCGGCGGCCGGCCCCACCGGACTGGCGCTCACGCCGTCGAACGCCTTCCTGTACGTCGTCAACGCTGGCGATGCGCTGGTGCGGGAATTTGCCGTTAACCCTGGCAACGGCCTGCTCACCACGCTTGGCTCGGTCAGCGACGGCGCGGGCAGTGCGCCGCAGAACGTCGCAACCGATCCCTCCGGCAGCTTCTTGTACGTGACCAACTCCGGCGCGGGCGGCTCGATCTCCGAGTACAGGATTGCCGTCGGCGGCGCGCTGGTCGCCAACGGCAAACTGACCGGCATCGGACTGAGCGAGCCGATGGGAATTGCGGCGGCGCCCGGCGCCGGCGGGGCAGTCTATGTCGCGGATATTGGGGCGGGCGCGGTGATGTCGTTCCGTATCCAGCCGGGCGGTGCGCTTACGTTGGTGAGCAGCGTCCCCAGCCTGGGAACCGTCAAAGGGCAGCCGCGCGCAGTTGCGGTCGATCCCGGCGGCGGCTTCGTCTATGCCGCCGACGCCACCGGCGTGGTGTCGGTTTTCTCGGTCGGCGCCGGCAACTCGCTGGCCTTCGCGGCCAGCTATCCGACTTCGTCGTTCAGCAATCAGCCGTTCGCTCTCGCGCTGGCGGACAGCTTCGCCGGGCTCTTTCTCTACACCAGCAACCAGATCATTGATACGGTCTCGGATTTCGTCGTGACGACGGGGGTGCTGTCGCTGCAGACGTCGGTGAGCGGGCTCAACACCCCGGCGGGGATCGCGGCGAGTCCCGACGGCAACTTCGTTTACGTCGCGAACAAGGGAACCGGGCAGATAGTCGGTTACTCGATCGGCGCGGGCGGTGCGCCCACTTCGATCGGCGCGTTTGCGACCGAAAACCCGGCCAACCCTGCAAGCGAGCCGCTATTCGTTGCGATTACGCGCTGA